A single window of Pseudomonas lijiangensis DNA harbors:
- a CDS encoding ABC transporter substrate-binding protein, with protein MNGFICRCLIILACTWSGSLLAASVIFLSPGFAADGYWQSYARVMQSAAEGTDMSLEVLYTDRDTRKLLSMAREALQGAGERPDYLVFSNELNVAPEVLRLSEGSGVKLLAVNNTLTEDQMRILGDLPARYPNFLGSLVGNDEEGGYLTAKRLISQYPGLADGKPVEMLAFSGTNSTPVSLERERGMRRALAEFPQVHLRQIVLGGWRRDRAQEQARVLLKRYPDIRLIWSANEQMAFGAMDALRERGGEPGKDILFSAINGTKISLQAQLNGHLSVVATGHFTIGGWAMLLLHDYEMADVQTRKRIGDRCVRVLELVERHDARRFLEAAKVERYYLDKQAFSREPVDDNSPFALRNMLPLAHPEAK; from the coding sequence ATGAATGGTTTTATCTGTCGCTGCCTGATCATTCTCGCCTGTACATGGAGCGGTTCGCTTCTGGCCGCTTCCGTCATTTTTCTCAGCCCGGGCTTTGCGGCCGATGGCTACTGGCAGAGTTATGCCCGTGTCATGCAATCGGCTGCCGAAGGCACCGACATGTCGCTCGAAGTGCTTTACACCGATCGCGATACCCGGAAGTTGCTGTCCATGGCTCGAGAAGCGCTGCAGGGCGCTGGTGAGCGTCCCGATTATCTGGTGTTCTCCAATGAGCTGAATGTGGCCCCTGAGGTGCTGCGTCTTTCCGAGGGCAGTGGCGTCAAGCTGCTGGCCGTCAACAACACATTGACCGAGGATCAGATGCGGATTCTCGGTGATCTTCCCGCGCGATACCCCAATTTCCTCGGCAGTCTGGTCGGTAATGACGAGGAGGGCGGCTATCTGACGGCAAAACGGCTGATCAGCCAGTATCCCGGGCTCGCCGACGGTAAGCCCGTCGAGATGCTGGCATTTTCCGGCACCAACTCCACCCCGGTTTCCCTGGAGCGTGAGCGTGGTATGCGCCGTGCGCTTGCCGAGTTTCCGCAGGTTCATCTGCGCCAGATCGTGCTGGGTGGCTGGCGTCGGGACAGGGCGCAGGAGCAGGCTCGTGTACTGCTCAAGCGTTACCCGGATATTCGCCTGATCTGGTCTGCCAATGAGCAGATGGCTTTCGGTGCCATGGATGCGCTGCGCGAACGTGGTGGCGAACCGGGCAAGGACATCCTCTTCAGTGCGATCAACGGCACGAAGATTTCGTTGCAGGCACAGTTGAATGGTCATCTGAGCGTGGTGGCGACAGGGCATTTCACCATTGGCGGCTGGGCGATGCTTCTGTTGCATGACTATGAGATGGCTGACGTACAGACACGCAAGCGAATCGGCGACCGCTGCGTCCGCGTGCTGGAGCTGGTCGAGCGACATGATGCCAGGCGTTTTCTGGAGGCGGCCAAAGTCGAACGCTACTACCTGGACAAACAGGCATTCAGTCGTGAGCCGGTGGACGATAATTCGCCGTTTGCCCTGAGAAACATGCTGCCGCTGGCTCATCCCGAGGCGAAATAA
- a CDS encoding DUF2970 domain-containing protein → MDDPSDDSPKDQGKPPTFWQMLHSIMAAAFGVQSNRNRQRDFTHGKPSHFLLLGLLFTVFFALTLFGIVQLVLYFASG, encoded by the coding sequence ATGGACGATCCATCCGATGACTCGCCAAAAGACCAGGGCAAACCGCCAACCTTCTGGCAAATGCTGCACAGCATCATGGCTGCAGCCTTTGGCGTGCAAAGCAACAGGAATCGCCAGCGCGACTTTACCCACGGCAAACCCTCCCACTTTCTGCTGCTGGGACTGCTGTTTACCGTTTTCTTCGCCCTGACCTTGTTCGGCATCGTGCAACTGGTGCTTTATTTCGCCTCGGGATGA